AAAGGCACGAAACCTGCTTTTAGTTACAAATATTTACAGTTGCCACGGATGCAATGTAGAAGGTGAGCATCTCATTCAAGGAATAAAGGATATACCGGTATATATTTTTGCCCTTGATGACAGAGATGAAAAATTAAAGATAAGGACTGAACATTTGGTTACGTCAGACAGTGTTTTTCAATATGTCCGAAAATTAAATAATATCGATACACCGGTGATTCTTGCTTTTACTGATAGTTTTATAGTTACTAATGCTTTTTTTCCGGGTACCGAAAGCCAGAAAGAATTTGATATGTTTTTATCATCAGTCAGATATGAGAATAATGTCATTTCTTCCCATACTACTTCAAAATAGCGTATGAGTATGAAGACCTCTTTTTTTGTTAAAATATGTAAACTGTGTATTTTTCTACTTATCGTTATTTTGTTATTGTTTAACATTAAGATATTATCAAGTTATAGATTTGGATTGAAACTAAATATTTGGAAGTATTATAGCTATACGGGGTCAAAACCAACACAAATCCATTTACCAATCAAAGATTATAATTATAATCATATCACGGATACCTATGGAGCACTACGCCCAAATGGCAGAAAGCATGATGGACAGGATTTGTTTTGTGATATCGGAACACCAATACAGGCTGTTGTCAGTGGTAATATTGTATATAAAGGAGATGATAAACTTGGCGGCAAAGTTATTTATTTATTGGGTATCGACAACAGACTTTATTATTACGCACATTTATCTGCATTTTCAAAAATAGAAACCGGGCAATTCGTACGCCAGTGTGATATAATTGGTTATTCGGGAAACAGTGGCAATGCCATAACAACACCACCCCATCTGCATTTTGAAATCATGGAAATAAAGTGGCTTTTTCCGTTGATTTATAAAAGTATAAATCCCTTAAATGAATTTGAAAAAGAGAGGTCATGACCCTCACATGCGGGTGTCGCGAACCCGGTGGAGTAAATGAAGGTAAAACACAAAAAAGAAAGGAGAAGCCATGAAAACCAAATGGTGGAAAAAAGCCTGTATGGGTCTCTTTGTGGTGGCGATGTTGATGAACCTCACGGTTTATTTTGATTCAGCCGGAGAACGTTCATCAGATCTGAATCTCGGAAATCTGAATGTGAATCTCTTTCAGAAAGCCTATGGGTATACCATAGAAGTCCCAGGAATCTGCCTCGAGTCTCCATATGATGAATGCGAGTTCTATTTAGAGAACGGTATCCTAATTATAGACGACTACAAAAGGGTACTTTAGATCTTAAATACTTGGTGGGGCGGCCAGTTTATTAGCCGCCCCTTTATTCGGAGAAAATACAATGCGATATATACGTATTATCATCATCATTTCCCTGTTGATGTCCTGTTCCAAAGATAAACGAAATGCACAGTATTTTGAAAACTATCATCAGTTTTCATCATTTTCAGAGGAACGATACGCTGAGATTCAGCCATTGCTACATCAGAAATCTAATCTACCTCCTTTATATCTTACATTAATTAAAAATAATTATTTAATATTTAAAAACTCTTTAAATGATAAAGAAACGATGATTTGGATTTATGATATTAATAATGATACAATCATAAATAAATTTGGCATGAAAGGTAAGGGTCCGGGAGAATTTCTTGGAATTAAATTTTTAAATATTGATAGCAATACTTTAGGAATATATGATGTGACCTTATGTCGGATAACTTATTACACGATTGATAAATTGCTATCAGGATTTTCAAAGCCGGATTCCATGAAAAAAGTATCCACGGATTTTGGGATTCCTTACTTTATCCAAAAAATTGATTCCAACCGCTATGTGGCCAGCGGAAGGTTTCATCCATACCGGTATGCCATTCTGGACC
This window of the Candidatus Neomarinimicrobiota bacterium genome carries:
- a CDS encoding TolB-like 6-bladed beta-propeller domain-containing protein, whose translation is MRYIRIIIIISLLMSCSKDKRNAQYFENYHQFSSFSEERYAEIQPLLHQKSNLPPLYLTLIKNNYLIFKNSLNDKETMIWIYDINNDTIINKFGMKGKGPGEFLGIKFLNIDSNTLGIYDVTLCRITYYTIDKLLSGFSKPDSMKKVSTDFGIPYFIQKIDSNRYVASGRFHPYRYAILDRNLNIISTHLPISQKLPDFANNKFYHAGILYNDSLKRLAVGMKTYDMLQILNTDIEVIKSVHGPDHNFPDWTGKQILSPEGYIPLTGSTHKIYGVYSGETPSTINDWIKSFGKNIHIFDWEGRPLKRIRTDYRIGDIVLSESQKRLYLVYYDEEYFRFGYIELLEDEL